The Portunus trituberculatus isolate SZX2019 unplaced genomic scaffold, ASM1759143v1 PGA_scaffold_410__1_contigs__length_386818, whole genome shotgun sequence DNA segment GTTTATAGTTAATTTATGCTATGAAATATGAATTTTATGATATATTATTCTAACTAGGTTAGTTTAGAAGAAGTATTATcaggttagtttagtttagggtaacctaacttgacctagcCTAACCAAATTTAACCTTAGTTTCTATAACCTTATTAGAGTAACAAATTCTTCATTAATTATGAAATAAACTTAGATTACTTAAGGAtaggatacgttaggttaggtcaggttaggtttatgATATATTATTCTAATTGGGTTACATAAGGTCTAGTAAGGTCAGATTTTTTAGTTTAGAGTAACCCAACTTGACCTAGCCTAACCTTACTCTCCTTAATGTAGACTAATTAGATAGCAAAATATTCAATAATTGTGAATATAAGAATATATTATTCATCTGCCTACCCAGTGAAagtaatgaagaggagaaatccACTACAGTAAAGGTTTACAAGCTAGGTACCAGTGTCCCTGTCTGGGTCAATGAAAATGAACTCATACCTGTGGCAGTCACTTCAGTCTTTCACTTGTGAAATTCCTCCTTCCCACCACTTCGAAGGCTATACcacgttttctctcttctctcttctgggAAGGCAGCGTTGATCTCAGCAGTAATATATTCCCATGTCTTTTTTATCTCACTTGCTCTTGAAACGCTGTATTATATTTGTTCTGTAATACACTTATAAGTTTATGGTACAATAAATTTGGAAGACAAATAGCCCCTTTTTTAACCACAAGCCTTTTGGGCACACTTAATATCTACTAGCTTACTTAACTAAGCTAAAACTAAAAACCTAACTGaagataatgcaaaaaaaaatagtattggaaaaacaaaggacttgGGGATAACTGACATtaagagaacaggaaggaaagggaagaaacaataaataaatgaataataattttACATGAAAAATGGAATCTGAattgtaaataaagaaatatatgtttTTGTGAATAATCAAACAGACAAAAATGCTAAGGGATATAAACTGTTTTGAttacaacaagaaaataaaggatatagactattttgattacaatactgtaaataataaaatacatatatattacttaaaaagactgaaagacagttaattcagaaaattatgataaaaaaataaaggatatagACTATTTTTATTACAATACTAATTAATAAAATACTGAACGACAGCTATTTATAGAATTATGAAGGTTGAATTACAAAATGTGTCAGTACAGAGACAataaatattcttttatttttctcttaaagaTGTTCATGTTTATTGAGTTTTTTACATATGTTGGAGTGCTATTCCATATGTTGGGACCTTTGAACATTAGAGAGTGTTGGTAGAAAGTTAAACTGTGATGAGGAATCTGTAGAGAATGTCTGTAGCGTGTGGAGTGGTTATGGGTTTGAGTCAGAGTACTGTTACTGCTGGAATTTATCTGTTTGAACATATAAGATGCAATAGAGAAGTTTGATAGATCAGAGAGTTTAAGGATTTTCATGGATTTGaagagtggaggtgtgtgttggaggaagtCACTATTTGTCAtgattctaattatttttttatggagaATATTTAGATTATGTAGATGACATGGGTAAGAAGTGGACCATATTGGATTACAGTAGGTCAAGTGTGGGAATATGTGGGCATAATACataattttcataatttctactGGTACAAAGTTTTTCATTTTGAGTAATAGAACAATTGACCATGATAACTTAAGGCAAAGATTTGATATGTGATATTTAAAAGTAAGATTATCGTCAAATGTGACTCCAAGAAATTTCATCTTAGAAACCTGAGTGATATCTTAATCTAGTATGGTAAGTCTGGGTAAGGGTtggtatttggtggtggtgttagtgaatAACATATAGAAAGTTTTAGCCGTGTTGATTGTCAGGGGATTTGCAAGACACCATTCAGAAAAAGCAGTTAATTCTAGGTTGGCTCTGTAGATTAGGTCAGTGGGATTATCACCAACCATGTACAAGGTGGAGTCATCGGCAAACTGTACTGTATTTAAAGCAGTTGAGGCATTGCTGATATCGTTGatatataatagaaaaagaatagggCCTAAAATGCTACCTTGTGGCACACCAAGATGTATAGGTTTGATGGCAGATTTAGAGTTACTGTAGGATGTAAATTGAGATCGGCCAGTTAAATATGATTTGAACCAATTTTGCACACAGCCACGAATACCGTAGTGATGTAATTTGTCTACTAGAATGTTTGGGTCAACTGTGTCAAATGCTTTgctgaaatcaatgaaaatggaaatgataGACTTAAGGTTATTTAAAGCATTGTGGAGATCAGTGGTAAACACATTTATAGCATCAAAAGTATTTAGTCCTGGGCAAAAACCAAACTGCCTGTTATTCAAGATTTTCTGTTTATTGAGGTAGTTCATGAGgaagttcttcataatgattTCAAAAATTTTAGAGAACACTGGTAAAATGGAAGTTGGTCGGTAATTTAAAATATTAGTTTTACTTCCAGATTTATGGATAGGGGTGATTTTTGCCAACTTGAATCTATGAGGGAAAACTGCATCTCTGATTGAAACATTGAAAAGTTTAGTGAGTGGTTCTGCTAAAAGGTTTTTGTTCTCCTTGATTATTTTTACAGGTATTTCATCAATAGgacatttaaaaaaatttttttaggCTGATATAGCTTTTACTATGTCATTTTCTGTCACTTTTGGAATATTAATTGAATTGAGGAAATTTTCTTTTGAGATAAGAAACGTGTGAGTTTTGAGGTCTAGGAAGTTGGGAGCTAAGTTCAGGTGCAATGTGGGAAAAATAAGTGTTAAATGCATTTGAGATTTCATGAGGAGTGTGTAGGAATGTGTCATtatagtgaagtgtgtgtgagaCTGAATGTTTAacatttttaatgttttctaatTCAATAATTAGTTCCCAGGATTTTTCAGTGTTAAATCTAAAATTTGCAAACTTCTGTAGGTaatattctgatttttttttgttttattaagttATTTAGATCATTTCTATTACGTTTGTAGTGGTCCAGTGTAATTGATCCTAGTTTATATAGTTTGTACAGCTGATACTTatgttttattgaatttattaATGCCTGTGTTAACCAAGGCTTACTTAGTCTTTTGGATGTGATAGTTTTGGTTATTTTGGGAAGCAGGAGTAGTATATTTCATATAACTTATCCAGGAATGTGTCgcagtttgtatttatgtcACTGTTAGTGAGGTAGAGATTCCAGTCTGTATTCGTCAGGGTCTGTGTGAATTTAAATTGATTTGCTCTATTTTGTAGCCTAAAATCAACTTTGTGAAGAATATTGCAAACTTTATCAGGGACTGGAATATTGATAAACACTGGAAGGTGTTCACtgacaggaatatgaagaattCCAGAAGAGGCAGGTTCAATGAAGTTTGTCCAGATGTGATCCAATAAAGATGGAACTGCAGTTGCATTAATATCTGGAAATCTGGTTGGTGGAGATATATGTGGGAAGTAATTGTTTGACTGCATAGTTATAATAAAAGAGTTAGTAGGAGGGTGTGACACATGTTCAAGAAGGTTTATATTGAAGTCACCTGTGATTATATTCCTATTGTTTGTGAAAAAGCTATTTGAAAGAAGATTATCAATATATGTATTAAATTCATTTACTTTAGCATGTTTACTATAAGGTCtgtaaatacaagtaacagaaTACAAGGTAGTGGGAAGAATAATTCTCACACTACATAACTCAGCACTCTTGTCACACATGCAAAAATTTCTTAATAATTTCACTTTGTATGTCAATATTTATATAAATTGCAACTCCCCCACCTGGGGAGCCAGTAGGTCTATGAACATGATATGAAATATAGCCATTAAATTCATGAAGGCAAACATTATTTGCATTAAGCCAGGTTTCACTTATACATAAGACATCAGGGAGCTTGGGAAGAGATTTGATAAAGGAGATCACTGGGTCATAATTTTTGTTCAGTGAGCGGGCATTTATGTGGAGAACATTGATATAATCAGTACTATTTCTTGGTATTGCATTCTTGTATGAGGAAAGGTCATGATCATTACAGATATCATCTAACTCAAGAGATAAATacatggaatttattatttctatGCCAATGTTATCAGATTCCTGGTTGTTTTGTACGTCATTAAAAAGAGTATTGAGGAGATTCTCACTAGGATAGTTCATTATATGGAAGGGAGAATTAAAGGAAGGCTAGTAGGAAAGGGGACAAGTATGAGTagcagagagaaaggagagggtgtTTGGGATTTGGAAAAGGGAGtataagggaggagaaaggagggatatggtaggtaaaaagaataaatagataaaaaaaagaaataaaataaataaatacaaggcTTATATGTTATGTCATAGGAAGTGTGTAAAGTAAATTGCAAACTGTTTAGAGAATTTGGTGAtcaaaaagattaaataaatataactaGGTATACTCTGCACTTATTGaatctcttattttctatagtttttttgttctttcccaccaactggagaagaaggaggatggcATTCCTCCTCtaatttactttcctcttcttttgggGGTTTCGCCTTCCATTATTTACAGAAACTAACCAGGGTAGCACGTCATGTGCAGGTGCCAGGTGGACCACTGGACTGTGGACTTTGGACTGTGGAGTGTGGATTGTTGACCACTGGAAACTCCCGCCAAAATCTCGTGACATAGCAGTGACATAGAATGTACTTAAGAAAAGTATTAAGATTTTTCACTTCACACCAAGGAATTTTTACAGCTTGTTTGTGCATATGACTTTAGGATTTTTCTTAGCTGTCAAGAAAGTGTGTAGGATAGCAAAATATTGGGAAAAATTTGCAAACGCAATGATGAATACGGAGCGATCCTGAGCCAGCTGtagccaggtgtgggaggaatgtggaatgagtgcagggtgactctgctgcataagaagagtaagaatgagttgaaaatTACAGGCTGATCGGTGTAGGCAAtgtgttcagtgcggtgttgaatgccAGATTGTGTAAGTGGATTGAAAGAGCTGGAGTATTAGGTGAGGAGCAGAATGGTTTCTGTGCggacaggagagctgaggataacatgtttgtggtgaatgaaatgattgagaaaaaaaatagggatggaggtaaattgtatttggggtttcctggatatagagaaagcttATGAAAGGGTCAACATAGTGcatagcatgtatgttgataccagatctaagtacagtttaggagatatagaaacagactgggtgaggagtgagagaggagttaggcaagaatgtattttgtcaccaacccttttcagcctgtacacagaggagttagcagcaagaatgagaaggatgaatgcaggagtgagtgtggggaatgataagataggtgtgcttctttatgcagatgatgtagtggttatgagtgagtcagcagaggGGCTGCAAAGTCTGCTGAATGTggttgatgggtatggaagagattttggagttaggtttagtagtgagaacagtaaggtgatgattgtgaataggttggaggatgaatgtaatgtagcatggaggttgggagagaatgagttgaagcaggcacaagaatacaagtacttagggatgtggatgagtctgaatgggtgtgaaaagtcaaagaatgaaaaaatgagcttggtgaaccagtgggtgggccGTTTAGGAAGCGtggcaaggatgagagcaagtaagtatgacgtgctgagagaagtgtggaagagtgtggctgccccagtataatgtatggtatggatgtgattgcatggaacgagagtgaaattgacaagttagaagtggggcagtgtagagtagctaggctggcactgaatgcaccgaggtacagggcagtagaagccttaagaggggatatgggatggagctctttTAGGGAAAAACTTATAAAAGCAacacttaggtacaagattaggcttgagagaatggatgatgcaagaatagcaaggaaggtgtatctgtggagtgaaagtggaagcaaatggagaaaaaggtgtatgagaatgacagaggaatggtctacaggttgggtgggcagtgagaatggctggggtgaatcagaatgagctggaataggtcgtgacaagaggaggcagagtgggaacagaatgggatgtgaggaagtggaagagtgagatacacagagatgtgaagagtatgggactgaatgagtggaggaatgggatggaatgaaagactactctggaatggtacaaggtgaaagaggccccgatgtatgaatggtggtatgatggaagcctgggtggtgatcttctcttcaaagctagggcacagtgtatggatgtgaatgcaaggagttacaggtggtctgagtcccgcagcaaagtgtgccagatgtgtgactcggaagaggacgagacagtggagcatgtgatgctggagtgtgtgaagtatgccagagacaggcatgagatgatgcaagtggtgttgactgagttatggtataataggaacgaaagagtggaaaagacggggagggagtagatggtggtgctgctgggactgagtagagaaacgaatgaaaggatgatttactatagttaaacaagacatgatccccatgtatggggatcacagattgtaaaggatttcgctgcaggacttagccctgttaatgggccaaatatttagaattagtatataatgtattgtgtacttgtaagtgtatctttaagtactgatgacgaggtcgctgtgcgactgatacaggataacctagatagGCCCTGGTggtcctttgttatcctattatttatgttatgttatgttagagtATTGGAGGGTCTGTGCGCCAGTCGGGTCTGTGCGCTAAGCCCCGCGTTAAATCtcataacacacaaacagagtgTTTAAATGGCGGGCCGTAGTTCAAATTTTCCCACCAGTACCATTCCAGTGTTGTGTTTgcgccagggagagagaggcagtgcgTCTTCCGCTATACTGAGGTAAGTTGTCTTCCGCTAACTGTTTCGTTAACACACATGaataattttcagttttttttttttttggaaaaatgaaaacaaaaattattcCATTATgcatgttaatttgtattttgctCTGATCCTTTTCTACAGCCCTTGCTGAAATGGCATCAACACAGCGGTACAAACAAGAACAAGTGGAGAAAGCTGTGGAGCTGGTAAGATCTAAACAGATGTCCCTGAATGCCGCCTCCAAAACTTTTGGTATCCCTTACGCCACCCTTGGGGATAAGGTCAGGGGAAGAAGACCTATGCAGCCTGCTCCCAAAACAGTTCTgtcaatggaagaggagaagaagctaGTAGATTGGCTGATTGAAGTGTCTAAACGAGGTTTTGGACGGACCAAAGACGACCTCAAAGACATGGTGAAAACCATTCTCGATGATAGGGAAGAGAGGACTGTCTTCAAAAACAACCGCCCTGGAAAGGATTGGATGCGAGCCTTTTTCAAGAGGCATCCAGAGATACGGGAAAGAATTGGACAACCACTTGGCCGTGAGAGAGCAATTGTGACAAAGGATGCTCTAGGTGAATGGTTTCAGCAAATGAAACATTACCTGGACACCATCGATCCCACTTTGTTGACCTCTCCTGACCGGATCTTTAATGCTGATGAAAGTGGTTTTAATATATGtccaaagacaaagaaaatcatCAGCATGACAGGAGCAAAACACGTCTACTCTGTCACAAGTGGCAAACGGCAGCAAGTGACAATGTTGGCCTGCTCCTCTGCTTCCACCGCTGCTGATCTTTCCCTACACCAGAGATCCTCGCTTCAATGCGTTGGAAGGTTTTGAAGAGGCTTTTTTTCAAAAAACTCCAAATGGTTGGATCACTGAGGTGGTCTTTCTTAGCTTTCTGAGGGACATTTTCATTCCCAAATTGGGAGAAAAGCGACCAGTGGTGCTGTTTGTGGACGGCCATTCCAGCCATCATTCCCTGGCAATCTGCACGCTGTGTAACGAGAATGGTGTCATCCTTTACTGCCTGAAGGCGCATGCCAGTCACCTTATCCAGCCACTGGATCAAGCTTTCTTTGGGGCAATCAAACTAGCATGGAGTGAAGCCGTCAGAAAGTTTCAGTACCAAACTGGAGAGTGTCACCATGTGCACGTTTGCCCGCACACTAAAGAAAGCTTGGGACACTACAGCACGACCAGAGCTTGCTTACAAGGGATTTGTTAAGTCTGGGATCTATCCTTTTAACCCTGAGGTTGTACTCAACTCAGACAAGCTGAAGCCAAGCTGCAGTTTCTCCAGCGCTGCTCCAGTCACTCTCCCTACCTCAGCATCTTTTGGCATCACTGCTCTTCCCGCATGTACCCCAACAATCTCAACCTCTGTTCCTTCTGCTTCACCAGCAGCCAAATCCAAGTTCCCTGGGCCAGAACAAAGAACTCCCACTCTCTCAGCATTCTCCAACATTTTGAGCTGATGAAGCTGAGCCTGTCATTAGGGGAAGGAACAACTCTAAAATTCATGAAGCGGTATGAGGAGCGATACGACATGGATGACCCACCCTATGAAGACTGGAAGGTGTTGTTGGAGAAAACCTTACAGCCTGCCTCACAGTCCCTGCCTTCcacatcccagcctgcctcacaacCCCTGCCTTCCACATACCAGGCTGCCTCACAAACCCTGCCTTCcacatcccagcctgcctcacaacCCCTGCTTTACACATCCCAGGCTGCCTCACAACCCTGCCTTCcacatcccagcctgcctcacaacccctgccttacacatcccagcctgcctcacaacccttgccttccacatcccagcctgcctcacaacCCCTGCCTTCCACATACCAGGCTGCCTCACAAACCCTGCCTTCcacatcccagcctgcctcacaacCCCTGCTTTACACATCCCAGGCTGCCTCACAACCCCTGCCTTCcacatcccagcctgcctcacaacccctgccttacacatcccagcctgcctcacaacCCTTGCCTTCCACgtcccagcctgcctcacaacCCCTGCCTTCCACATACCAGGCTGTCTCACAAACCCTGCCTTCcacatcccagcctgcctcacaacCCCTGCTTTACACATCCCAGGCTGCCTCACAAACCCTGCCTTCcacatcccagcctgcctcacaacCCCTGCTTTACACATCCCAGGCTGCCTCACAACCCCTGCCTTCcacatcccagcctgcctcacaacccctgccttacacatcccagcctgcctcacaacCCTTGCCTTCCACgtcccagcctgcctcacaacCCCTGCCTTCCACATACCAGGCTGTCTCACAAACCCTGCCTTCcacatcccagcctgcctcacaacCCCTGCTTTACACATCCCAGGCTGCCTCACAAACCCTGCCTTCcacatcccagcctgcctcacaacCCCTGCTTTACACATCCCAGGCTGCCTCACAACCCCTGCCTTCcacatcccagcctgcctcacaacccctgcc contains these protein-coding regions:
- the LOC123500563 gene encoding uncharacterized protein LOC123500563 — encoded protein: MLSSALLSAQKPFCSSPNTPALSIHLHNLAFNTALNTLPTPISLPKSTVQWSTWHLHMTCYPVFSKIFEIIMKNFLMNYLNKQKILNNRQFGFCPGLNTFDAINVFTTDLHNALNNLKSIISIFIDFSKAFDTVDPNILTFSTDSSSQFNFLPTLSNVQRSQHME
- the LOC123500564 gene encoding LOW QUALITY PROTEIN: MFS-type transporter clz9-like (The sequence of the model RefSeq protein was modified relative to this genomic sequence to represent the inferred CDS: deleted 1 base in 1 codon) — its product is MASTQRYKQEQVEKAVELVRSKQMSLNAASKTFGIPYATLGDKVRGRRPMQPAPKTVLSMEEEKKLVDWLIEVSKRGFGRTKDDLKDMVKTILDDREERTVFKNNRPGKDWMRAFFKRHPEIRERIGQPLGRERAIVTKDALGEWFQQMKHYLDTIDPTLLTSPDRIFNADESGFNICPKTKKIISMTGAKHVYSVTSGKRQQVTCWPAPLLPPLLIFPYTRDPRFNALEGFEEAFFQKTPNGWITEVVFLSFLRDIFIPKLGEKRPVVLFVDGHSSHHSLAICTLCNENGVILYCLKAHASHLIQPLDQAFFGAIKLAWSEAVRKFQYQTGECHHVHVCPHTKESLGHYSTTRACLQGIC